In Citrus sinensis cultivar Valencia sweet orange chromosome 4, DVS_A1.0, whole genome shotgun sequence, one DNA window encodes the following:
- the LOC107176464 gene encoding uncharacterized protein LOC107176464 has protein sequence MAPDVPADNQMLGHDGAEDHGGDERGDSARRASRLEKGKSVKQSAGIQPDEEPVTHKHFEDLAHAILRAVGSRVPEAATSPVTQDVPPPRGEKQIIPRSEIPEGSRPKHGPSGTRSKFQAVGSREERSTASCYSRSNQGTKRKQKVHEDLRYKLNAKRASQTTAASSGAPGVPREFLEKMEHLEAQVKLLSEKQNPTNALAPAVHNSPFTMEIRTAVLPEAFTMPQIQQYSGTSDPVEHAELYRDQMMIKGVGDNAMCRIFPHTLTGPAKSWFRSLKAGSVSSLDQLLKDFVHEFGYASAQDITSSKLAFVKQGDSESLAEYVTRFHQEVLRTGTFGHQHTLTHFEKNLRLGKLWRSFQKHRPLSYGEARSRALQQIEMDEKCNLKREEDRVEVVRNKEKPKRADVPQVPSRAPRVHSPPRPTPRGRGLNIPSVPRVPRVPQVPFRAPRVHSPPLPPEQQEAPQKSRYDSFHHLNQSPEQIFYHIRDTGMLRPPKPIRKYPNMKRSLKYCEFHEDFGHSTAECFHLREEIESLILSGYLKEFVADMREARKFSEQDKGKQVANPHPEAEIPQGSKKGVYVRMIAGGPTLAGESRRAIKRYSKPPILDRPGKEVNFACQNQLRVPGVPHHPPSILFTEQDAEDVSYPHDDALVITLKVATGKVARTLVDTGSSVDIIFKSALDQLLIESPKITPCATPLIGFAGDMVIPKGIITLPVTLGKVPHRVVHMIDFLIVDHPGAYNIILGRPFLATTKAAISMHYLTMKIPTAGEIITIKGDQQSARGCYSVASKVSYQIATNMFLEGYPVSTRPFTSLSKRALARRRRVARKKAQRSANSQVPQAPYEAGPMEVDVVAPRAPLVPQSPNSASMGEVEVPLDPRVPKDEKRGTPAEDLVSVMICNKDPTKMVKVGSNLPDQHREQLIGFLRKNLDVFAWSHADMPGIPPSIACHKLNVDPHHRPVKQKRRAFNQERYDAIEQEVDRLLAAGFIREAVYPDWVSNVVLVKKSNGKWRMCVDFTDLNKSCPKDSFPLPRVDQLVDATAGHEMLSFMDAFSGYNQIPMYEPDQDKTAFITNRGLYCYKVMPFGLKNAGATYQRLVNKVFKQQIGRTMEVYIDDMITKSVYANDHSGHLRDTFNILRKHQMRLNPEKCAFGVTSGKFLGFMVQQRGIEANPDKIQAVLGMKSPSTIKEVQSLAGRIAALSRFISKATDRCKPFFKALKAGKKLQWTAECEEAFQKLKEYLVNSPLLAKPKHGEVLLLYLAVSEHATSSVLLREDEDGVQRPIYYTSRAMVDAEKRYPATEKLVLALVISARKLRPYFQAHTIVVVTNLPLRQILQKLDMSGRLLRWSLELSEFDIIFKPRSAIKAQAIADFIAEFANDSGGEEIPGYPSETTSAIEEEQVWEIYVDGSSNSHGSGAGVIIIDPDKVKLCYALQFGFKASNNEAEYEAMIAGLRMSKALGAKRVHIKSDSQLVVGQINSEYQAKEENMKGYLGRTKELISQFAEVKVERVPRLENCEADNLAKMASFGATQSVGPITAEYVPTPSVNLLEPEEIGSITAGVPWMQPIIGYLRSGDLPSNKNEARKLKYKAARYCLIEDTLFRRGFTLPYLKCLGNEHAEYVMREIHEGICGNHYGAQSLAQKAIRQGFYWPTMREDAKNIVKSCDKCQRFAKVPHLPPEKLTVMSSPWPFAVWGIDLIGPLPTGRGQAKYAIVAVDYFTKWVEAEPLASITERKTTDFVWRNLICRYGIPNAIVSDNGKQFDNEKFRNFCSELGIANRFASPAHPQSNGQVEAINKIIKGILKKRLEERKGAWVDELPGVLWAYRTTQNISTRETPFSLAFGTDAVIPAEIGIPSHRTAYFNEAENASMIAFNLDFVEEKRAKAELKVAIYQHRISDLYDKRVRPRSFKKGDLVLRRVTQNTRVPSEGSFGANWEGPYRIDKPVGSGAYRLLHMDGTIVKHPWNAAMLRKYY, from the coding sequence ATGGCACCCGACGTACCCGCTGATAACCAAATGTTAGGTCATGATGGAGCAGAGGACCACGGCGGTGATGAGAGGGGTGACTCGGCAAGGAGGGCATCCCGCCTAGAGAAAGGCAAATCAGTTAAGCAATCAGCTGGTATTCAACCCGACGAGGAGCCCGTTACTCATAAACACTTTGAGGATTTAGCTCATGCGATTCTCAGAGCAGTAGGATCTCGGGTACCCGAAGCAGCCACTTCTCCGGTAACTCAAGATGTCCCGCCTCCACGCGGTGAGAAACAGATCATACCAAGGTCTGAAATACCGGAGGGAAGTAGACCAAAGCATGGGCCATCGGGCACCCGTTCAAAGTTTCAAGCCGTCGGCTCCCGGGAAGAACGCTCCACTGCCTCTTGTTATTCCCGTAGTAACCAGGGTACCAAACGCAAACAAAAAGTCCATGAAGATCTCCGGTACAAGTTAAACGCCAAAAGAGCTTCCCAGACAACAGCGGCCTCCTCAGGTGCACCTGGGGTACCCCGCGAGTTCCTGGAAAAAATGGAGCACCTCGAAGCTCAAGTGAAGCTCCTTTCTGAAAAACAAAACCCCACCAATGCTCTAGCACCAGCAGTGCATAACTCGCCGTTCACCATGGAGATTCGGACAGCGGTTCTCCCGGAAGCGTTCACCATGCCTCAAATACAACAATACTCGGGTACCTCGGATCCCGTGGAACATGCTGAGTTATATCGTGACCAGATGATGATTAAAGGAGTGGGCGACAATGCTATGTGCCGAATTTTCCCGCATACCCTCACCGGACCAGCCAAGTCATGGTTCCGATCGTTGAAGGCAGGTAGTGTATCCTCCCTAGACCAGCTCCTAAAAGATTTTGTTCATGAGTTTGGTTATGCATCCGCCCAAGATATAACATCCTCCAAGCTTGCTTTCGTCAAGCAAGGGGATTCAGAGTCTTTAGCCGAGTACGTAACCCGCTTCCACCAAGAGGTGTTGCGTACCGGTACATTTGGTCACCAACATACTCTCActcattttgaaaagaatttgcGTTTGGGGAAGTTATGGCGGTCATTTCAAAAACACCGCCCTCTTTCATATGGGGAAGCTCGTTCTCGAGCCCTGCAACAAATAGAAATGGATGAGAAGTGTAACCTAAAGCGGGAGGAAGATAGAGTCGAAGTTGTGAGGAACAAGGAGAAACCCAAGAGAGCCGATGTACCTCAGGTACCCTCTCGAGCACCCCGGGTACACAGCCCACCTCGTCCAACCCCACGTGGGAGAGGACTGAATATCCCTAGTGTACCCCGGGTACCCCGGGTACCTCAAGTACCCTTCCGAGCACCCCGAGTACATAGCCCACCGCTGCCGCCAGAACAACAGGAAGCACCACAAAAATCCAGATATGACTCTTTCCACCATTTGAATCAATCTCCAGAACAAATTTTTTACCATATTAGGGATACAGGGATGCTTCGCCCACCTAAGCCAATTCGGAAATACCCCAATATGAAGCGTAGCTTGAAGTATTGTGAGTTTCATGAAGATTTCGGCCATAGCACCGCTGAATGCTTTCACTTGAGGGAAGAAATTGAGTCATTGATTCTGAGTGGGTATCTCAAGGAATTTGTGGCTGATATGCGTGAGGCAAGGAAGTTCTCGGAACAAGATAAGGGTAAACAAGTTGCTAACCCTCATCCCGAAGCCGAGATACCCCAGGGATCTAAGAAAGGCGTGTATGTTCGAATGATAGCAGGGGGTCCTACCCTCGCTGGGGAATCTAGACGGGCCATCAAACGTTACAGCAAGCCACCAATTTTGGATCGCCCTGGAAAAGAAGTGAATTTCGCTTGTCAAAATCAACTTAGGGTACCTGGGGTACCCCACCATCCCCCATCTATCCTTTTCACAGAGCAAGATGCTGAAGATGTCTCGTACCCCCATGACGACGCCTTAGTAATAACGTTGAAGGTTGCTACTGGTAAGGTAGCAAGAACTCTTGTAGACACCGGCAGCTCCGTTgatatcattttcaaaagcGCCTTGGATCAACTATTGATTGAATCGCCAAAGATCACCCCATGTGCTACACCTCTTATTGGGTTCGCCGGCGATATGGTTATCCCAAAGGGCATTATTACGCTGCCCGTTACACTTGGTAAGGTACCTCACCGTGTTGTTCAtatgattgattttcttattgtgGATCACCCAGGTGCCTATAATATCATCTTGGGAAGACCATTCTTAGCAACAACTAAGGCGGCAATCTCCATGCATTACCTCACCATGAAGATTCCAACCGCTGGAGAAATTATCACGATCAAAGGGGATCAGCAATCGGCTCGAGGGTGCTACTCGGTCGCATCGAAAGTGAGCTACCAAATCGCCACCAATATGTTCCTAGAAGGGTACCCCGTCAGCACAAGGCCATTTACCAGCCTATCCAAGCGGGCACTGGCTAGACGCCGGAGAGTTGCACGTAAGAAAGCTCAACGGTCCGCGAACTCCCAGGTACCCCAAGCGCCGTATGAAGCTGGGCCAATGGAAGTGGACGTGGTAGCTCCCAGGGCACCACTGGTACCCCAAAGTCCCAATTCAGCATCAATGGGAGAAGTCGAGGTACCCCTGGATCCCCGGGTACCGAAAGATGAAAAGCGAGGAACACCGGCTGAGGATCTTGTGTCTGTTATGATCTGCAATAAGGACCCAACCAAGATGGTCAAGGTAGGCTCCAACCTCCCTGACCAGCACCGAGAGCAGCTTATTGGGTTCTTAAGGAAAAACTTAGATGTGTTCGCTTGGTCTCATGCGGACATGCCGGGTATCCCGCCTTCTATCGCCTGCCACAAGCTCAATGTCGATCCACATCATAGGCCTGTCAAACAAAAACGTCGAGCTTTCAACCAGGAACGCTATGACGCCATTGAACAAGAAGTGGACCGATTGCTAGCAGCGGGGTTTATTAGGGAGGCGGTGTACCCCGATTGGGTTTCAAATGTTGTATTAGTTAAGAAGTCTAACGGGAAATGGCGCATGTGTGTAGATTTCACGGATTTAAACAAGTCTTGCCCTAAGGATAGCTTCCCGCTTCCCCGGGTAGACCAGCTGGTCGATGCTACGGCTGGGCACGAGATGCTTAGTTTCATGGATGCTTTCTCCGGGTACAACCAAATTCCAATGTACGAGCCTGATCAAGATAAAACGGCCTTCATCACCAACCGTGGGCTATACTGCTACAAGgttatgccttttggtttgaagaatgCGGGCGCCACCTATCAGCGTTTGGTGAACAAGGTCTTCAAACAGCAAATCGGTCGTACCATGGAGGTGTACATCGATGATATGATAACAAAGTCGGTGTACGCCAATGACCACTCGGGGCACCTCAGAGACACCttcaatattttgagaaaGCATCAGATGCGCCTAAATCCTGAGAAATGTGCATTCGGGGTGACTTCGGGTAAATTCCTTGGATTTATGGTACAACAGCGGGGAATTGAGGCCAATCCCGACAAAATTCAGGCGGTTCTTGGGATGAAGTCACCAAGTACCATCAAGGAAGTCCAGAGCTTAGCTGGCCGGATAGCCGCCTTGAGTCGTTTCATCTCCAAGGCCACCGACAGATGCAAGCCATTTTTTAAAGCTTTGAAAGCGGGAAAGAAGCTCCAATGGACCGCCGAGTGCGAAGAGGCTTTTCAGAAGCTAAAGGAGTACCTCGTTAATTCACCATTGCTCGCCAAGCCTAAGCATGGAGAAGTGCTTCTGTTGTACCTCGCTGTTTCCGAGCACGCCACTAGCTCGGTGTTGCTTAGAGAAGATGAAGACGGGGTGCAACGGCCTATTTACTACACTAGTAGGGCAATGGTGGATGCGGAAAAGAGGTACCCCGCCACAGAGAAGCTTGTTTTGGCTTTGGTAATCTCTGCGAGGAAACTCCGGCCATATTTTCAGGCCCACACCATTGTCGTTGTAACAAACCTTCCCCTTCGACAAATCCTCCAGAAGTTAGATATGTCTGGAAGACTTCTTCGCTGGTCTCTTGAATTGAGTGAGTTCGACATCATCTTCAAGCCACGCTCAGCTATTAAAGCCCAAGCCATCGCCGATTTCATTGCAGAATTCGCCAATGACTCCGGGGGTGAGGAGATCCCGGGGTACCCGAGCGAAACTACATCAGCTATTGAAGAAGAGCAGGTCTGggaaatttatgttgatggtTCCTCCAACTCGCACGGAAGCGGTGCGGGGGTAATAATCATCGATCCAGATAAGGTGAAGCTATGCTATGCCTTGCAATTCGGGTTCAAGGCCTCAAACAACGAAGCTGAGTATGAAGCTATGATAGCGGGGCTAAGGATGTCGAAGGCCTTGGGTGCAAAAAGAGTCCACATTAAGAGTGACTCTCAATTGGTGGTCGGTCAGATCAACTCAGAATATCAGGCTAAGGAAGAAAATATGAAGGGGTACCTCGGGAGaacaaaagaattaatatCTCAATTTGCTGAGGTCAAGGTGGAAAGAGTTCCACGATTAGAAAATTGTGAAGCTGACAACCTTGCCAAAATGGCTTCCTTCGGTGCAACTCAGTCGGTTGGTCCAATCACTGCTGAGTACGTACCTACACCCAGTGTTAATCTACTTGAGCCAGAAGAAATAGGGTCGATAACTGCTGGGGTACCCTGGATGCAACCAATCATAGGATACCTCAGAAGTGGGGATCTGCCCTCAAATAAGAATGAAGCAAGGAAGCTAAAGTACAAAGCTGCTCGATATTGTCTCATCGAGGATACCTTATTCAGAAGAGGGTTTACCCTCCCTTACTTAAAGTGCTTGGGAAATGAACATGCCGAATATGTCATGAGAGAGATACACGAAGGGATTTGCGGTAACCACTATGGAGCACAATCATTGGCACAGAAGGCCATTCGTCaaggattttattggcctacgATGCGAGAGGATGCCAAAAACATAGTCAAGAGTTGTGACAAGTGCCAGAGATTTGCCAAGGTACCCCACCTTCCACCAGAAAAGTTAACTGTCATGTCTTCTCCATGGCCATTTGCTGTTTGGGGTATAGATCTCATTGGCCCACTACCAACTGGTAGAGGACAAGCTAAGTATGCAATTGTAGCCGTTGACTATTTCACAAAGTGGGTAGAAGCGGAGCCGTTGGCAAGCATTACGGAGAGAAAAACCACTGATTTTGTTTGGAGGAACCTCATATGCAGATATGGAATCCCTAATGCAATTGTCAGCGACAACGGGAAGCAAtttgataatgaaaaatttcgaAATTTCTGTTCGGAGCTTGGGATAGCCAACCGATTTGCTTCTCCGGCTCACCCGCAATCTAATGGACAAGTGGAAGCCATCAACAAAATCATCAAGGGTATCCTAAAAAAGAGGCTGGAGGAAAGGAAAGGAGCTTGGGTAGACGAGTTACCCGGTGTTCTTTGGGCTTATCGGACAACTCAGAATATTTCAACCAGGGAAACTCCATTTTCTCTGGCTTTCGGGACTGATGCAGTCATTCCAGCTGAAATCGGGATACCCTCTCACAGAACCGCATACTTTAATGAAGCCGAGAATGCCTCTATGATTGCGttcaatcttgattttgttgaagaaaaaaggGCCAAAGCAGAATTGAAGGTTGCAATATACCAGCACCGCATTTCAGATTTATATGACAAGAGGGTACGCCCCAGATCATTCAAGAAAGGGGATTTAGTCCTACGAAGGGTAACTCAGAATACCCGGGTACCTTCGGAGGGCTCTTTCGGAGCCAATTGGGAAGGCCCATATCGCATAGACAAGCCGGTAGGTTCAGGGGCATACAGACTACTCC